In Actinomyces radicidentis, one genomic interval encodes:
- a CDS encoding FGGY-family carbohydrate kinase produces MKYILGIDDGGSVTKAALFAMDGTLVAMKGGPAVQMISPGPGQTERDMESLWRANVEAIRSVIAESGVSPDDIAAVSATGHGNGLYLVDAEGDPTFGAVISTDERAEARVSQWVSDPGFESEILPRTAQSLWPGQPPALLAWIKSERPEVLERTRWALLASGFVRMRLTGEATVNLSDVSGTSLFNVGERRYDRTILDFFGIPELAEKLPRVVGATELAGRVTRRAAEETGLREGTPVAGGVFDIAASALASGLVTKNRLAVVTGTWSINEFVSDEPVIDKDLFMTSIYPTEHAWLVTEGSPTSAGAFEWFINAVLAPAARLGGGNVDDRGRLYDAVDELVFSQEVENGDVPVYLPFVFGTSKHPMTRGAWTRLVSDSGLGAIIRSVYEGVVFSHMEHIAQLEKYAVLPQEAIFTGGIANSARWTQLFADASQRQLHVTQVKEAGALGTAMAGAVLAGEYGSIDEAAAAMHPGYRVVDPDPTKATRYAERFGAWKAAVSRLEGGHGDDR; encoded by the coding sequence ATGAAGTACATCCTTGGAATTGATGATGGTGGCAGCGTCACGAAGGCTGCGCTGTTCGCCATGGACGGCACCCTCGTCGCGATGAAGGGTGGTCCCGCCGTCCAGATGATCTCGCCAGGGCCCGGCCAGACGGAGCGCGACATGGAGTCCCTCTGGCGAGCCAACGTGGAGGCCATCCGGAGCGTCATCGCAGAGTCCGGCGTCAGTCCGGACGACATCGCCGCCGTCTCCGCGACAGGGCACGGGAACGGCCTCTACCTCGTGGACGCCGAGGGCGACCCGACGTTCGGAGCCGTCATCTCTACGGATGAGCGCGCTGAGGCCCGTGTGTCCCAGTGGGTCTCTGATCCGGGGTTCGAGAGCGAGATCCTCCCGAGGACCGCCCAGTCGCTGTGGCCCGGTCAGCCGCCCGCGCTGCTGGCGTGGATCAAGAGCGAGCGCCCCGAGGTACTTGAGAGGACGCGCTGGGCCCTCCTGGCCTCAGGCTTCGTCCGCATGCGTCTGACAGGCGAGGCGACCGTGAACCTCTCCGACGTCTCGGGCACCAGCCTGTTCAACGTGGGGGAGCGACGGTACGACCGGACGATCCTCGACTTCTTCGGGATCCCGGAGCTCGCGGAAAAGCTCCCTCGCGTGGTCGGTGCGACCGAGCTCGCCGGCCGCGTCACGCGCAGAGCCGCCGAGGAGACCGGCCTCCGCGAGGGAACCCCCGTCGCCGGCGGAGTCTTCGACATCGCGGCGTCCGCGCTGGCATCGGGACTGGTCACCAAGAACCGGCTCGCCGTCGTGACCGGGACGTGGTCCATCAACGAGTTCGTCTCCGATGAGCCGGTCATCGACAAGGACCTGTTCATGACCTCGATCTACCCGACGGAGCACGCCTGGCTGGTGACCGAGGGATCCCCGACGTCGGCGGGCGCCTTCGAGTGGTTTATCAACGCGGTGCTCGCTCCTGCAGCACGGCTCGGGGGCGGTAACGTCGACGACCGCGGCCGCCTGTACGACGCCGTGGACGAGCTCGTGTTCTCCCAGGAGGTTGAGAACGGAGACGTGCCCGTCTACCTCCCGTTCGTCTTCGGCACCTCCAAGCACCCGATGACCCGTGGTGCGTGGACGCGGCTCGTGTCTGACAGCGGGCTCGGGGCGATCATCCGCTCGGTCTACGAGGGCGTGGTCTTCTCACACATGGAGCACATCGCGCAGCTCGAGAAGTACGCGGTCCTTCCGCAGGAGGCGATCTTCACTGGTGGGATCGCCAACAGCGCAAGGTGGACTCAGCTGTTCGCCGACGCCTCCCAACGTCAGCTCCACGTGACCCAGGTCAAGGAGGCGGGTGCTCTCGGCACGGCCATGGCAGGGGCGGTCCTCGCGGGCGAGTACGGGAGCATCGACGAGGCGGCAGCCGCGATGCACCCGGGCTATCGCGTCGTGGACCCCGACCCGACGAAGGCAACGAGGTACGCCGAGCGGTTCGGCGCCTGGAAGGCCGCCGTTAGCCGTCTCGAGGGAGGTCACGGCGATGACCGCTAA
- a CDS encoding glycerol-3-phosphate responsive antiterminator — MAVSSVWRVIPSVRNPRQLEQALASPSDEVLLTGVHIGNLAALARRARESGKEVMVHSDLVGGFRADTEGIRLLANEFHVDTVFSSSLSTLAAAKRTPLKRYLRIFLVDSRSLDKAVESISGFDGDGVELLPGPVAGYVLDEFRSLLPGRQILAGGFVRSRQTLAQLKAVGFDGVTTSCNSMWSDLDEVHPWN, encoded by the coding sequence GTGGCCGTCTCATCCGTCTGGCGCGTGATCCCCTCGGTGCGCAATCCCAGACAGCTGGAGCAGGCCCTCGCCAGTCCATCTGACGAGGTGCTCCTCACCGGGGTCCACATCGGCAACCTGGCGGCTCTCGCCCGCCGCGCCCGCGAGTCCGGCAAGGAGGTCATGGTCCATTCGGACCTCGTAGGCGGATTTCGAGCGGACACCGAGGGCATCCGGCTCCTGGCCAACGAGTTCCACGTCGATACCGTCTTCTCCTCCTCGCTCTCGACGCTCGCCGCAGCGAAGCGAACGCCGCTCAAGCGGTACCTACGCATCTTCCTGGTCGACTCGCGATCCCTCGACAAGGCTGTCGAGTCCATCAGCGGATTCGACGGCGACGGGGTCGAGCTCCTCCCCGGGCCGGTCGCGGGTTATGTCCTCGACGAGTTCCGGAGCCTGCTTCCCGGGCGCCAGATCCTGGCCGGCGGCTTCGTCCGCTCGCGCCAGACCCTCGCACAGCTCAAGGCCGTCGGCTTCGACGGTGTCACAACAAGTTGCAACTCAATGTGGAGTGATCTTGATGAAGTACATCCTTGGAATTGA
- a CDS encoding class I fructose-bisphosphate aldolase — MTIGASTRRLHRLFDDDGRSFMLALDAHSFSPAPQNVDRALSLVPQMAPLGLDAALVPYGIASRRPELLDGVGLVLRCDASRNVLDPSVPGTRMVNDAGDAVRVGADAVVAMTFLGAADDGQDAVQVLAAQAHAQGLPVIVESLPYSFSGKGTPGLAPETVSVAARLAEELGADLVKTRLTGTDDDKAIFDAVTVPVVALGGPKTGLKEYLEYLSRCLDLGASGVAVGRNIVDDPEPLAKVAAMAGIIHDGKSVTDALAVYEAR, encoded by the coding sequence ATGACAATCGGTGCCTCGACGCGGCGACTTCATCGGCTCTTTGACGATGACGGCCGCAGTTTCATGCTGGCGCTCGACGCCCACAGCTTCAGCCCGGCCCCGCAGAACGTGGACCGCGCGCTGAGCCTGGTGCCGCAGATGGCCCCGCTCGGCCTCGATGCCGCACTGGTGCCGTACGGCATCGCATCGCGACGACCCGAGCTGCTGGACGGGGTGGGCCTTGTTCTCAGGTGCGACGCGTCACGTAACGTCCTCGACCCGTCGGTCCCAGGCACGAGGATGGTGAATGACGCGGGTGACGCCGTCCGTGTCGGTGCAGACGCAGTCGTGGCCATGACCTTCCTCGGTGCGGCCGACGACGGACAGGACGCCGTGCAGGTCCTCGCCGCTCAGGCTCACGCCCAGGGGCTTCCCGTCATCGTCGAGTCTCTGCCGTACAGCTTCAGTGGCAAGGGCACACCGGGGCTCGCGCCCGAGACGGTGTCCGTTGCTGCGCGGCTCGCCGAGGAGCTCGGGGCCGACCTGGTCAAGACCCGTCTGACGGGGACGGACGACGACAAGGCTATCTTCGACGCGGTGACGGTTCCGGTCGTCGCTCTCGGTGGTCCCAAGACGGGTCTCAAGGAGTACCTCGAGTACCTCTCGCGCTGCCTGGATCTCGGAGCCTCGGGCGTCGCCGTGGGCCGCAACATCGTGGATGATCCTGAGCCGTTGGCCAAGGTTGCGGCCATGGCCGGGATCATCCACGACGGCAAGTCGGTCACGGACGCACTGGCCGTTTACGAGGCTCGCTGA
- a CDS encoding cation:proton antiporter, producing the protein METLVIAVLGLLVIAACNQLAPKVGVASPLILLAVGVLVGFLPWVGTVDVDPDIILEVLLPPLLFGAAVGMPVMDFRRELRSVAGLAIGLVVVSALAIGFVVHALVPVVSLAWAIALGAVLSPTDAVAVSIARGAGVNHRIITILEGEGLFNDATALVLLSAAVSAGQAGGEGVTAWGVAGEFVLALGVAVVIGLVVGELGVRVRGRITDPAADTVFSFVMPFLASVPAEHLGGSGLVAAVVAGLVVSRRRVSVMGAQNRRFAQQNWKTVELVLEGGIFLFMGLQAYGIYHEVDVLPDGPGVGRAVLVSVVAGALTVLVRALFVAPLLAWLASARRRNARRVSQGTERLTQFEERLSHACDVDDEMLAARNLTQADWERALDRWRHRLDRSHRKHARVSNDLAYWTQTPLGPREGAVIVWAGMRGAVTLAAAQTLPLTAPMRPLLLLVALLVAGGSLVIQGLTLIPLIARVKPQTADPAEEVAEQKRLLKLLGHAVKDTALARAMQEQYEAGNTATRDAGRSLSLIGRTGMAQQRARRSGADDAAVQEPLALTAGPIRTAPVDDRPAVAAGDASGADAAPAPVLSADPSVEDDRVIGADELEQAEQSIEPLTREQVRDLAIEAIHTQRDALVEARDEGLFHSSTLELALERLDAEEIMLSGH; encoded by the coding sequence GTGGAGACCCTCGTCATCGCGGTGCTCGGCCTGCTCGTCATCGCCGCCTGCAACCAGCTCGCGCCCAAGGTCGGCGTCGCCTCGCCGCTCATCCTCCTGGCGGTCGGCGTCCTCGTCGGCTTCCTGCCCTGGGTCGGCACCGTCGACGTCGACCCCGACATCATCCTCGAGGTCCTCCTTCCGCCCCTCCTCTTCGGCGCCGCCGTCGGCATGCCCGTCATGGACTTCCGACGCGAGCTGCGCAGCGTCGCCGGCCTCGCCATCGGCCTCGTCGTCGTCTCCGCCCTCGCCATCGGCTTCGTCGTCCACGCCCTCGTCCCGGTGGTCTCCCTCGCGTGGGCGATCGCGCTCGGCGCCGTGCTCAGCCCCACCGACGCCGTCGCCGTCTCCATCGCTCGCGGGGCCGGCGTCAATCACCGCATCATCACGATCCTCGAGGGCGAGGGACTCTTCAACGACGCGACCGCGCTCGTGCTCCTCTCCGCCGCCGTCTCGGCCGGACAGGCCGGGGGAGAGGGGGTCACCGCCTGGGGCGTGGCCGGGGAGTTCGTCCTCGCCCTCGGCGTCGCCGTCGTCATCGGCCTCGTCGTCGGCGAGCTCGGTGTCCGCGTGCGCGGCCGCATCACCGACCCCGCCGCGGACACCGTCTTCTCCTTCGTCATGCCCTTCCTCGCCTCGGTGCCCGCGGAGCACCTCGGCGGGTCCGGCCTCGTCGCCGCGGTCGTCGCCGGGCTCGTCGTCTCGCGCCGCCGCGTCTCCGTCATGGGCGCCCAGAACCGGCGCTTCGCCCAGCAGAACTGGAAGACCGTCGAGCTCGTCCTCGAGGGCGGCATCTTCCTGTTCATGGGGCTGCAGGCCTACGGGATCTACCACGAGGTCGACGTCCTGCCCGACGGGCCCGGCGTCGGCCGCGCCGTCCTCGTCTCCGTCGTCGCCGGGGCGCTCACCGTCCTCGTGCGGGCCCTCTTCGTCGCGCCCCTGCTGGCCTGGCTGGCCTCGGCCCGACGCCGCAACGCGCGCCGCGTCTCTCAGGGAACCGAGCGCCTCACCCAGTTCGAGGAGCGCCTCTCCCACGCCTGCGACGTCGACGACGAGATGCTCGCCGCCCGCAACCTCACCCAGGCCGACTGGGAGCGCGCCCTGGACCGCTGGCGCCACCGCCTCGACCGCAGCCACCGCAAGCACGCCCGCGTCTCCAACGACCTCGCCTACTGGACCCAGACCCCGCTCGGCCCCCGCGAGGGCGCGGTCATCGTCTGGGCCGGGATGCGCGGAGCCGTGACCCTCGCCGCCGCCCAGACCCTCCCGCTCACGGCGCCGATGCGGCCCCTCCTCCTGCTCGTCGCCCTGCTCGTGGCCGGCGGCTCCCTCGTCATCCAGGGCCTCACGCTCATCCCGCTCATCGCCCGGGTGAAGCCGCAGACCGCCGACCCGGCCGAGGAGGTCGCGGAGCAGAAGCGCCTCCTCAAGCTCCTCGGCCACGCCGTCAAGGACACCGCGCTGGCCCGCGCGATGCAGGAGCAGTACGAGGCCGGCAACACCGCCACGCGCGACGCCGGCCGCTCCCTCTCGCTCATCGGCCGCACCGGCATGGCGCAGCAGCGGGCGCGGCGCAGCGGGGCCGACGACGCCGCCGTCCAGGAGCCGCTCGCCCTGACGGCCGGTCCCATCAGAACGGCCCCGGTCGACGACCGTCCTGCCGTCGCCGCCGGGGACGCCTCAGGCGCCGATGCCGCCCCTGCCCCGGTCCTCTCCGCCGACCCGTCGGTCGAGGACGACCGCGTCATCGGCGCCGACGAGCTCGAGCAGGCCGAGCAGTCCATCGAGCCCCTGACCCGTGAGCAGGTCCGCGACCTCGCCATCGAGGCGATCCACACGCAGCGCGACGCCCTCGTCGAGGCCCGCGACGAGGGACTCTTCCACTCCTCGACCCTCGAGCTCGCCCTCGAGCGCCTCGACGCCGAGGAGATCATGCTGTCGGGGCACTGA
- a CDS encoding SDR family NAD(P)-dependent oxidoreductase, which produces MTANEGFRGRRALVTGGATGLGLAVSRALLAGGAEVAATYRPGGHTEGIEALVAKYGDRVHPCQCDLADSGSVDRAFDEAAGAMSGVDLLVNNAGIWLSNPFEDIAVRDWDRTFAVNVRAPFILCQRFIRQGVPGKIVNVTSQAAFHGSTSGHADYAASKAALVTMTISLAREVARKGVNANCVAVGMMRSNMVREALEKNEESYLARIPKGRVAESEDITGTVLFLLGPDSDYITGATIDATGGMLMR; this is translated from the coding sequence ATGACCGCTAATGAGGGCTTCCGCGGACGCCGCGCGCTCGTCACCGGGGGAGCGACGGGACTCGGACTGGCGGTCAGCCGCGCGCTGCTCGCCGGCGGGGCCGAGGTCGCCGCTACGTATCGACCCGGCGGTCACACTGAGGGGATCGAGGCGCTGGTGGCCAAGTACGGCGACCGCGTGCACCCCTGCCAGTGCGATCTCGCGGACTCAGGCTCCGTCGACCGGGCGTTCGACGAGGCGGCAGGCGCCATGTCGGGCGTCGACCTCCTGGTCAACAACGCAGGGATCTGGCTCAGCAACCCGTTCGAAGACATCGCGGTGAGGGACTGGGACCGGACCTTTGCCGTCAACGTCCGCGCCCCCTTCATCCTGTGCCAACGATTCATCCGGCAGGGAGTGCCCGGAAAGATCGTCAACGTAACCTCGCAGGCGGCCTTTCACGGTTCGACGAGCGGGCACGCGGACTATGCGGCGTCGAAGGCCGCACTCGTGACGATGACGATCTCGCTGGCGCGCGAGGTGGCGCGCAAGGGCGTGAATGCCAACTGCGTAGCCGTTGGAATGATGCGGAGCAACATGGTCAGGGAGGCACTCGAGAAGAACGAGGAGTCGTACCTGGCGAGAATCCCGAAGGGACGTGTCGCGGAATCCGAGGACATCACGGGCACCGTGCTGTTCCTGCTGGGACCGGACAGTGACTACATCACCGGGGCGACGATCGACGCCACCGGGGGAATGCTGATGAGGTGA
- a CDS encoding 2-hydroxyacid dehydrogenase, translating to MKILAIADGFIPADYILEGFKGHPEMSDELEVRTWVHESIEALQADNLAVEHGGPESVEVPAELFEGVEDVEVIVTQFCPVPRSILERAVRLRAVGVMRGGAENVDVDAAAERGVKVLNTPGRNAEAVAEFTLGLMLTEMRNISRSEARLRKGSWDRDFPDAAAIPEIEGKTVGVIGYGQIGRRVSRFVRAMGASVLAYDPWATEVEDGVELLGDLLDLASRSDIVTIHARLTAETHHLVSKEVLAAMRPGAFLINSARSGLVDEQALLEALRSRSIMGAAIDTFDHEPLPLDSGFQDLENVTITGHLAGSTVDAFKKTPSLLADRIVRELAGR from the coding sequence ATGAAGATTCTGGCGATCGCGGACGGTTTCATTCCCGCGGACTACATCCTGGAGGGTTTCAAGGGGCATCCCGAGATGTCCGACGAGCTCGAGGTCCGTACCTGGGTCCACGAGTCAATCGAGGCCCTGCAGGCTGACAACCTCGCCGTCGAGCATGGCGGGCCGGAGTCCGTCGAGGTGCCGGCCGAGCTGTTCGAGGGCGTCGAGGACGTTGAGGTCATCGTCACCCAGTTCTGCCCCGTTCCGCGGAGCATCCTGGAACGCGCGGTGCGTCTTCGCGCCGTCGGAGTGATGCGAGGCGGCGCTGAGAACGTCGATGTCGATGCCGCTGCGGAGCGCGGCGTCAAGGTGCTCAACACGCCCGGACGCAACGCCGAGGCGGTGGCCGAGTTCACTCTCGGACTGATGCTCACTGAGATGCGCAACATCTCGCGGTCCGAGGCGCGCCTTCGCAAGGGGAGCTGGGATCGCGACTTTCCCGATGCCGCTGCCATCCCTGAGATCGAGGGCAAGACTGTGGGCGTCATCGGGTACGGCCAGATCGGGCGCCGGGTCTCGCGGTTCGTGCGCGCCATGGGGGCCTCGGTCCTCGCGTACGACCCGTGGGCGACGGAGGTTGAGGATGGTGTGGAGCTTTTGGGGGACCTCCTCGACCTTGCGAGCCGGAGTGACATCGTGACGATCCACGCCCGGCTGACGGCGGAGACGCACCACCTGGTCTCGAAGGAGGTGCTCGCGGCCATGCGGCCGGGCGCGTTCCTCATCAACTCGGCGCGTTCCGGGCTGGTGGATGAGCAGGCGCTCCTCGAGGCGTTGCGCTCCCGCTCGATCATGGGGGCCGCGATCGACACCTTCGACCATGAGCCGCTGCCCCTCGATAGTGGCTTTCAGGATCTGGAGAACGTGACCATCACTGGTCACCTCGCCGGCTCGACGGTCGATGCGTTCAAGAAGACGCCCAGTCTGTTGGCGGACCGGATTGTGCGAGAGCTCGCGGGGAGGTGA
- a CDS encoding cobalamin-independent methionine synthase II family protein → MTDIRTTHVGSLPRTPELLAANDRRTEGTISDEEFASVLSASVDGVVKRQHDLGLSIVNEGEYGHITSGAVDYGAWWNYSFSRLGGLTMTDEDRWANPERVRSTPGNPRLTSFPDRRDRVRFNEAYEDPTSGILTGRNKVGNPKITGPLTYIGGDAVQADVDLLLAGLKANGLTPADGFVAALSPGSAARMKNEYYEDDESLLAACADAMHEEYKAITDAGLTVQIDAPDVAESWDQINPEPSLADYREFIGKRIAAVNRALTGIPEDQVRFHVCWGSWHGPHTTDIPFKDIVDLVLTVKAHGYTFEAAGARHEHEWRLWEDTALPEDKVIIPGVVAHSTNVVEHPELVAERIERFARLVGPERVIASTDCGLGGRVHPLIAWAKLESLTEGARLASKRF, encoded by the coding sequence ATGACTGACATCCGCACCACGCACGTCGGCTCCCTGCCCCGCACCCCGGAGCTGCTCGCCGCCAACGACCGCCGCACCGAGGGCACCATCAGCGACGAGGAGTTCGCCTCCGTCCTGTCCGCCTCCGTCGACGGCGTCGTCAAGCGCCAGCACGACCTCGGGCTCTCGATCGTCAACGAGGGCGAGTACGGGCACATCACCTCCGGCGCCGTCGACTACGGCGCCTGGTGGAACTACTCCTTCTCCCGCCTCGGCGGCCTCACCATGACCGACGAGGACCGCTGGGCCAACCCCGAGCGCGTCCGCTCCACGCCCGGCAACCCGCGGCTCACCTCCTTCCCGGACCGCCGCGACCGCGTCCGCTTCAACGAGGCCTACGAGGACCCGACCTCCGGGATCCTCACCGGCCGCAACAAGGTCGGCAACCCCAAGATCACCGGGCCCCTCACCTACATCGGCGGCGACGCCGTCCAGGCCGACGTCGACCTCCTCCTCGCCGGCCTCAAGGCCAACGGCCTCACCCCGGCCGACGGCTTCGTCGCCGCCCTCTCCCCGGGCTCGGCCGCCCGCATGAAGAACGAGTACTACGAGGACGACGAGAGCCTCCTCGCCGCCTGCGCCGACGCCATGCACGAGGAGTACAAGGCGATCACCGACGCCGGGCTCACCGTCCAGATCGACGCCCCCGACGTCGCCGAGTCCTGGGACCAGATCAACCCCGAGCCGTCGCTGGCCGACTACCGCGAGTTCATCGGCAAGCGCATCGCCGCCGTCAACCGGGCGCTGACGGGCATCCCGGAGGACCAGGTCCGCTTCCACGTGTGCTGGGGCTCCTGGCACGGTCCGCACACGACCGACATCCCCTTCAAGGACATCGTCGACCTCGTCCTCACCGTCAAGGCGCACGGCTACACCTTCGAGGCCGCCGGCGCCCGCCACGAGCACGAGTGGCGCCTGTGGGAGGACACCGCCCTGCCCGAGGACAAGGTGATCATCCCCGGCGTCGTCGCGCACTCGACCAACGTCGTCGAGCATCCCGAGCTCGTCGCCGAGCGCATCGAGCGCTTCGCCCGCCTCGTCGGCCCCGAGCGCGTCATCGCCTCGACGGACTGCGGCCTGGGCGGACGCGTCCACCCGCTCATCGCGTGGGCGAAGCTCGAGTCCCTCACCGAGGGCGCCCGCCTCGCCTCGAAGCGCTTCTGA
- a CDS encoding PTS transporter subunit IIC encodes MSVINAVVGLGAPVMMPILFLVMGLVFGLGFGKSFKAGMLVGIGFVGVSLVINYLLDALGSATQAMVDRLGLHLTVLDVGWGTASTIGWGSPLVPVVVVTLLVVNALLLVVGLTKTIDIDIFNYWIFLLVGAVAYAASGRFWIGVAACVIAFVLSLVVGDLIAPFVQKQYDLRGISFPHFTCLNFVPIGIVVNWAVEHTPGLRKVDINPEKIAKRFGVLGDPIVIGLLLGLLMGMGGGIGVDDTVLLGVKVAASMYILPKMIDILVEGLTTVRDGAEIRLKKWFPNREFYFGMDTALLIGEPAVLATGVLLIPIALVLAFILPGNKVLPFVDLPSLMFLMALVTPFCKRNMFRMLLTGTVALVLIMYAGSDLGVWFAQSAGQSGIEVPSGTPEITNLVGGATTPVGWLLIRLAAIFGA; translated from the coding sequence ATGAGCGTTATTAACGCGGTCGTGGGCCTTGGGGCTCCCGTCATGATGCCGATCCTCTTCCTCGTCATGGGGCTGGTTTTCGGACTTGGATTTGGGAAGTCGTTCAAAGCAGGAATGCTCGTTGGTATTGGGTTCGTTGGAGTGAGCCTGGTAATCAACTACCTTCTCGACGCGCTGGGCTCGGCGACTCAGGCGATGGTTGACCGGCTGGGTCTTCATCTGACTGTGCTCGATGTGGGATGGGGTACTGCGTCGACAATTGGGTGGGGGTCTCCGCTTGTTCCGGTCGTGGTCGTCACCCTGCTCGTGGTGAACGCTTTACTTCTTGTCGTAGGTCTCACCAAGACGATTGATATTGACATTTTCAACTATTGGATCTTTCTGCTTGTGGGGGCCGTCGCCTATGCTGCGAGCGGACGTTTCTGGATCGGCGTCGCCGCTTGTGTCATTGCTTTCGTCCTCTCGCTCGTCGTCGGTGACCTCATCGCACCATTCGTTCAGAAGCAGTACGACCTGCGTGGCATCTCCTTTCCGCACTTCACATGTCTAAACTTCGTGCCTATCGGCATCGTCGTCAATTGGGCTGTCGAGCACACGCCTGGTTTGCGCAAGGTCGATATCAATCCGGAAAAGATTGCGAAGCGCTTCGGAGTGCTCGGTGACCCGATTGTCATCGGACTCTTGCTCGGCCTCCTCATGGGGATGGGTGGTGGTATCGGTGTGGACGACACTGTTCTTCTCGGAGTTAAGGTGGCGGCCTCGATGTACATCCTTCCCAAGATGATCGATATTCTCGTCGAGGGACTGACGACCGTCCGTGATGGTGCTGAGATTCGCCTCAAGAAGTGGTTCCCGAATCGCGAGTTCTACTTCGGAATGGATACGGCGCTCCTTATTGGCGAGCCTGCCGTCCTCGCCACGGGCGTACTCCTAATCCCGATCGCTCTGGTGTTGGCGTTCATCCTCCCCGGGAACAAGGTGTTGCCCTTTGTGGATCTGCCGTCACTCATGTTCCTCATGGCGCTGGTGACGCCCTTCTGCAAGCGCAATATGTTCCGCATGCTCCTAACCGGCACCGTGGCGCTTGTTCTGATCATGTACGCCGGCTCCGACCTAGGTGTGTGGTTCGCGCAGTCGGCGGGACAGTCGGGGATTGAAGTTCCCAGCGGTACACCGGAGATCACGAATCTCGTGGGTGGCGCTACCACACCCGTCGGCTGGCTCCTGATCCGCCTCGCGGCAATCTTCGGAGCTTGA